One Amycolatopsis sp. NBC_00355 genomic window carries:
- a CDS encoding GPW/gp25 family protein → MHIGFPFRVDGRGRTARADDDEYVRGLVEQVLFTAPGERVNRPAFGSGVRQLVFEPAGGELADALRVLLRGALQQWLADRIEVEAVDTEVADSTLSIRVRYRTRAGAEARTVLLTRDVV, encoded by the coding sequence GTGCACATCGGGTTTCCCTTCCGCGTCGACGGCCGCGGCCGGACCGCGCGGGCCGACGACGACGAGTACGTCCGCGGCCTGGTGGAACAGGTCCTGTTCACGGCGCCGGGAGAGCGGGTGAACCGCCCGGCGTTCGGCAGCGGGGTCCGCCAGCTCGTGTTCGAACCCGCGGGCGGCGAACTGGCCGACGCGTTGCGGGTGCTGCTGCGGGGCGCGCTGCAGCAGTGGCTCGCCGACCGGATCGAGGTCGAGGCGGTCGATACCGAGGTGGCGGACTCGACGTTGAGCATCCGCGTCCGGTACCGGACGCGGGCCGGCGCCGAGGCCAGAACGGTCCTGCTGACCCGGGATGTCGTGTGA
- a CDS encoding phage baseplate assembly protein V: MKTFFGKYRGTVVANVDPLRLARVQVSCPAVLGDGRMSWALPCVPYAGPGVGLVAVPPVGAAIWVEFEAGDPDSPIWTGCFWSTGQLPRSAGLPTAKVFRTDGVEVVADDLPGTGGLTIEVSPPVVPTALRFSLSAGGIELTAGTSSVALTPASVSVNNGALEVT, encoded by the coding sequence GTGAAGACGTTCTTCGGCAAGTACCGCGGCACCGTCGTGGCCAACGTGGACCCGTTGCGGCTGGCGCGGGTCCAGGTCAGCTGCCCGGCGGTCCTGGGTGACGGCCGGATGAGCTGGGCGCTGCCGTGCGTGCCCTACGCGGGCCCGGGGGTGGGGCTCGTCGCGGTGCCGCCGGTCGGGGCCGCGATCTGGGTGGAGTTCGAGGCGGGTGACCCGGACTCGCCGATCTGGACCGGGTGCTTCTGGTCCACCGGCCAGCTGCCGCGGAGCGCCGGGCTGCCGACGGCCAAGGTGTTCCGCACCGACGGCGTGGAGGTCGTGGCCGACGACCTGCCGGGGACGGGCGGCCTGACGATCGAGGTCTCCCCGCCCGTCGTGCCCACCGCGTTGCGCTTCTCGTTGTCCGCCGGGGGGATCGAGCTGACCGCCGGCACGTCGAGCGTCGCGCTGACGCCGGCGTCGGTGTCGGTCAACAACGGTGCGCTGGAGGTGACCTGA
- a CDS encoding LysM domain-containing protein, with protein MTDPASRYHGAEVASLETADGRPCRYLRRRFLPQVDDLHVVAEHVLTRGDRPDLISADHLGDAELFWRLCDANPVLHPDELTGEDRIGTAVRIPFPVA; from the coding sequence GTGACGGATCCAGCGAGCCGCTACCACGGAGCCGAGGTCGCGTCGCTGGAGACGGCCGACGGGCGTCCGTGCCGGTACCTGCGCCGCCGGTTCCTGCCCCAGGTCGACGACCTGCACGTCGTGGCGGAACACGTGCTGACCCGGGGCGACCGCCCCGACCTGATCAGCGCCGACCACCTCGGCGACGCCGAGCTGTTCTGGCGGTTGTGCGACGCGAACCCCGTGCTGCACCCGGACGAGCTGACCGGCGAAGACCGGATCGGCACGGCCGTGCGCATCCCGTTCCCCGTGGCCTGA
- a CDS encoding amidohydrolase family protein has product MPIPGRFPGRFRGFAALATSTPSAAADELRRAVANLGFDGALVHANSRGQALDEPRFRDIFEAYYRRFGGPEDELLATGTFGWHHDAGLTALRLIVAGVFDRFPGLQREHDRLKKVLTDPASLPPLPAYRLRRRPGSASPRPRWPGTARTARAGAAPALGPAGALRGCTRGLDTT; this is encoded by the coding sequence TTGCCGATCCCCGGCCGATTTCCCGGGCGGTTCCGGGGGTTCGCGGCCCTCGCGACGTCCACGCCCTCGGCGGCGGCCGACGAACTGCGCCGGGCCGTCGCGAACCTCGGGTTCGACGGGGCGCTGGTGCACGCGAACTCCCGCGGCCAGGCCCTCGACGAGCCGCGCTTCCGGGACATCTTCGAGGCCTACTACCGGCGCTTCGGCGGCCCGGAGGACGAGCTGCTGGCCACTGGGACGTTCGGCTGGCACCACGACGCCGGGCTTACCGCGCTCCGCCTGATCGTCGCCGGGGTCTTCGACCGGTTCCCGGGGCTGCAGCGCGAGCACGACCGGCTCAAGAAGGTCCTGACGGATCCCGCGTCGCTACCTCCCTTGCCGGCGTACCGCCTGCGGCGTCGGCCAGGCTCGGCCTCGCCAAGGCCGCGGTGGCCCGGGACCGCGAGAACCGCGAGAGCGGGTGCCGCACCAGCGCTGGGGCCGGCCGGAGCGCTTAGGGGTTGCACTAGGGGTCTTGACACAACTTAG
- a CDS encoding MBL fold metallo-hydrolase, with amino-acid sequence MSPDLSYKVHTAGEPGMHKTSVLVTGERDALLIDGQFTLAEQHRVLADVIDSGKRLKTVFVSAADPDYYFGLTVVRQAFPDVEVICTPATLAKIEQTWRHKLETWAHLGTNLTSDVVIPAPVGSGRFELEGHTFEIRGAHPDLEWRTEYVWQPEDRAVFGGALLWAGLHAWIADSPTATERAAWDEVLAQVEALDPRLVVAGHAAAAAPTDASVIAETRSYLAAFDKELAGATDSATLRAAMLRHHPDLGLGVALELGSKVATGEMTWG; translated from the coding sequence ATGTCGCCCGATCTGTCCTACAAGGTGCATACCGCCGGGGAGCCCGGTATGCACAAGACCTCGGTTCTGGTGACGGGAGAACGGGACGCTCTCCTGATCGACGGTCAGTTCACGCTCGCCGAGCAGCACCGGGTGCTGGCCGACGTCATCGACTCGGGCAAGCGGCTCAAGACGGTGTTCGTCAGCGCCGCCGACCCCGACTACTACTTCGGCCTTACCGTCGTCCGGCAGGCGTTCCCGGACGTCGAGGTGATCTGTACCCCCGCGACCCTGGCCAAGATCGAGCAGACGTGGCGGCACAAACTCGAGACCTGGGCCCATCTCGGGACCAACCTGACCTCCGACGTCGTCATCCCCGCGCCGGTCGGCTCGGGCCGCTTCGAGCTGGAAGGCCACACCTTCGAGATCCGCGGCGCCCACCCGGACCTGGAGTGGCGCACGGAATACGTGTGGCAGCCCGAGGACCGCGCCGTCTTCGGCGGCGCGCTGCTGTGGGCGGGATTGCACGCCTGGATCGCGGACTCCCCCACCGCCACCGAACGGGCCGCGTGGGACGAGGTCCTGGCCCAGGTCGAAGCGCTGGACCCGCGGCTGGTGGTGGCCGGCCACGCGGCCGCGGCCGCGCCGACCGACGCGTCGGTGATCGCCGAGACGCGCTCCTACCTGGCCGCGTTCGACAAGGAACTGGCCGGCGCGACCGACTCCGCGACGCTGCGGGCCGCCATGCTGCGGCACCACCCGGACCTCGGTCTCGGTGTCGCCCTGGAGCTCGGCAGCAAGGTCGCCACCGGCGAAATGACCTGGGGTTGA